From a region of the Paraburkholderia hospita genome:
- a CDS encoding alpha/beta fold hydrolase, with product MAEPVTTLREDAGSASVALPATAQRDALDIEYRWLNAHLADAPLAVFLHEGLGSVAMWKDWPQSVCDRLGMRGLVYSRPGYGRSTPRPHHVKLPVDFMSVQARDILPALLDARDVSAEERKRMWVIGHSDGGSITLLYAAAFPDALAGAVVVAPHVFVEDISVASIAEAKTAYEQSDLRSKLARHHDDVDSAFYGWNDVWLSDAFRSWSIVDELECIRCPLLAVQGYDDHYGTMAQIDTIAQRAPHTQLAKLDNCGHSPHRDAPQALNDAIIDFIKKHDATAQA from the coding sequence ATGGCCGAACCTGTTACGACCTTGCGCGAAGACGCCGGTAGCGCGTCGGTCGCGTTGCCTGCGACTGCACAACGCGACGCGCTGGATATCGAATACCGCTGGCTCAACGCGCATCTTGCCGATGCGCCGCTGGCCGTGTTCCTGCACGAGGGACTCGGCTCCGTCGCGATGTGGAAGGACTGGCCCCAGAGCGTATGCGACAGGCTCGGCATGCGCGGCCTCGTGTATTCGCGCCCGGGCTATGGACGTTCGACACCGCGTCCACACCATGTCAAATTGCCCGTCGATTTCATGTCGGTGCAGGCGCGCGACATCTTGCCCGCGTTGCTCGATGCACGCGATGTGAGCGCTGAGGAAAGAAAACGCATGTGGGTGATCGGTCACAGCGACGGCGGATCGATCACGCTGCTTTATGCTGCCGCTTTTCCGGATGCACTGGCCGGCGCCGTTGTGGTTGCGCCGCATGTCTTCGTCGAGGACATTTCCGTCGCGAGCATTGCCGAGGCGAAGACGGCCTACGAGCAGTCGGATCTGCGTAGCAAGTTGGCGCGTCACCACGACGACGTCGATTCGGCCTTTTATGGCTGGAACGACGTATGGCTAAGCGATGCGTTCCGGTCGTGGAGCATCGTCGATGAACTCGAGTGCATTCGCTGCCCGCTGCTTGCCGTGCAGGGGTACGACGATCATTACGGCACGATGGCGCAAATCGACACGATTGCGCAGCGCGCTCCACATACTCAACTGGCGAAGCTCGACAACTGCGGGCACTCGCCTCATCGCGATGCGCCGCAAGCGCTCAACGATGCGATCATCGATTTCATCAAGAAGCACGACGCCACTGCGCAGGCTTGA
- the uvrA gene encoding excinuclease ABC subunit UvrA, producing the protein MSSNGTIRIRGARQHNLKNVDLDLHTGEMTVVTGPSGSGKSSLVFDTLYAEGQRRYVETFSAYARQFLDRMDRPQVDRVDGVPPAIAIDQTNPVRSSRSTVGTMTELNDHLKLLYARAAELFDRKTAQAVRHDSPETIYAELDARTTTDDPRIVVTFPVELPESTSEAEVEQWLSASGYTRVQAQREVASPTGMRKVLDVVADRFRLHQVEKARVVEAIEASLKRGGGRVNVYVLSQAPEGEEAEPQIWRFSTGLHNPDSDLRYADPQPALFSFNSAYGACDTCRGFGRVIGVDLGLVIPDERKTLRGGAIKPMQTPAWKECQDDLMRYAAKANIRRDTRWSELTEAERDWVINGSPDWDGEWQKQWYGVKRFFGYLESKAYKMHIRVLLSKYRSYTPCETCGGARLKTESLLWRLGSKQNADGVLEPARRFMPRGVDWNRAQLEALAGLTVHDLMLLPIERIRRFFDEITLPSALLDDALKLLLAEVRTRLKYLCDVGLGYLTLDRQSRTLSGGEVQRINLTTALGTSLTKTLFVLDEPSIGLHPRDLNRIVEAMHRLRDAGNTLVVVEHDPSVMLAADRLIDMGPGPGERGGTIIYDGAPDKIRSAGTLTGEYLGGRKHVADAAHWARRPVDTSTPRIVLEGARQHNLRDVTVDIPLQRLVCVTGVSGSGKSTLIQDVLYPALARQLGKATESPGAHRSLTGVEQISDAIFVDQSPIGKTTRSNPASYVGAFDEIRKLFAKAPLALQRGYGAGVFSFNSGDGRCPTCGGSGFEHIEMQFLSDVYLRCPDCDGSRYRPEVLEVKIERAGRGLSIADVLELTVHEAVTMFAADGEVLRVLQPIVDVGLEYVKLGQPVPTLSGGEAQRLKLAGFLAETAQAKTARGAKQAPVARLFMFDEPTTGLHFDDIAKLMQAFGKLLASGHSLIVIEHNLDVIRAADWLIDLGPEGGDAGGLVVCAGTPEDVKQCPGSHTGEALVQYDRAMGLAIEPTEAAEKAEAAAHGMPLQTALNAARARRAVEGEDVVRIVNAREHNLKALDVDIPHGKFNVITGVSGSGKSTLAFDILFHEGQRRYLESLNAYARSIVQPAGRPEVDAVYGIPPTVAIEQRLSRGGRKSTVATTSEVWHFLRLLYVKLGIQHCIHDGAPVTSQSVESIVAQLMRDHKGDHVGLLAPLVVNRKGVYTDLAKWAKARGNSHLRVDGEFVPVDPWPKLDRFREHTIELPVGDIVVSADKEAELRRLLDETLEAGKGVIHLLAPLDGLEHAMTRNGPTAHVGEVKVLSVKRACPVCGTSYPELDPRMFSYNSKHGWCTTCVGTGLALTREQRADYDDTVLVDDNRGREQTLPSDEQEPEGVVDEPCPDCHGTRLNPSARAVSFSETSIVDVAQWTVSDTRRWIDELELTGRDAEIARDVISEIGSRLQFLEEVGLGYLSLDRAAPSLSGGEAQRIRLAAQLGSNLQGVCYVLDEPTIGLHPRDNQILLNALRKLGDKGNTLVVVEHDEDTIRRADHIIDIGPGAGKRGGTLVAQGRVGDLSAQSNSLTGQFLAQPILHPLQARRPVSLTTKRAPAVPERWLTVHGATLHNLRDVTVGIPLGRLVAVTGVSGSGKSTLARDVLMTNLLDAVGRSVLSSPAVRRARKAAQTEEAPAANRRSSVLARSASRPSLNVAHAWQGCESISGFEPIDRVLEVDQTPIGKTPRSCPATYIGVWDTIRRLFADTLEARARGYTASRFSFNTGDGRCPACEGQGVRTIGMSFLPDVKVPCDVCHGQRFNPETLAVTWRGKNIGDVLTMEIDEAVDFFAPMSNIAHPLQLMKDVGLGYLTLGQPSPTLSGGEAQRIKLVTELSKVRDDITRRGQKAPHTLYVLDEPTVGLHMADVAKLIRVLHRLADAGHSVVVIEHDLDVIAEADWIIDLGPEGGVGGGSIVASTDPEGLVRVAASHTGRALEPVLARVAGDSGEDVVGARVSAG; encoded by the coding sequence TTGTCATCTAACGGAACGATCCGAATTCGTGGCGCACGCCAGCACAACCTGAAGAACGTCGACCTCGACCTTCACACGGGCGAAATGACCGTCGTGACGGGGCCGTCGGGCTCGGGCAAGTCGAGTCTCGTGTTCGACACGCTGTATGCCGAAGGGCAGCGGCGCTACGTCGAAACGTTCAGCGCGTACGCCCGGCAGTTTCTCGACCGGATGGACCGGCCGCAGGTCGACCGCGTCGACGGTGTGCCGCCCGCCATCGCCATCGATCAGACCAACCCGGTGCGGAGTTCCCGCTCGACGGTTGGCACGATGACGGAGCTGAACGACCATTTGAAGCTGCTTTACGCGCGCGCGGCGGAACTGTTCGACCGCAAGACCGCACAGGCTGTCCGGCACGATTCGCCGGAGACGATTTACGCCGAACTGGATGCCCGCACGACCACTGATGATCCGCGCATCGTCGTGACTTTTCCGGTCGAGCTACCGGAATCGACGAGCGAGGCGGAAGTCGAGCAATGGCTTTCCGCGAGTGGCTATACGCGTGTTCAGGCGCAGCGCGAAGTCGCGTCGCCCACAGGCATGCGCAAGGTGCTCGACGTCGTGGCCGACCGTTTCCGTCTGCATCAGGTCGAAAAGGCACGGGTGGTTGAGGCTATCGAGGCGTCGCTCAAACGCGGCGGCGGGCGCGTCAACGTCTACGTGCTGTCGCAGGCGCCAGAGGGCGAAGAAGCCGAGCCGCAGATCTGGCGCTTCTCCACGGGGCTGCACAATCCGGACAGCGATCTTCGCTACGCCGATCCGCAGCCCGCATTGTTCTCGTTTAATTCGGCCTATGGCGCGTGCGATACATGTCGCGGCTTCGGACGGGTGATCGGGGTCGATCTCGGCCTCGTGATTCCAGACGAGCGCAAGACGTTGCGCGGCGGCGCTATCAAGCCGATGCAGACGCCCGCATGGAAGGAGTGCCAAGACGACCTGATGCGCTACGCCGCGAAGGCCAACATTCGCCGCGATACGCGCTGGTCCGAGCTCACGGAAGCCGAGCGCGATTGGGTCATCAACGGCTCGCCGGACTGGGACGGCGAGTGGCAGAAACAGTGGTATGGCGTGAAGCGCTTCTTTGGCTATCTGGAGTCGAAAGCGTACAAGATGCATATTCGCGTGCTGCTGTCGAAGTACCGTAGCTACACGCCGTGCGAGACGTGCGGCGGCGCGCGCCTGAAGACGGAATCGCTGCTGTGGCGACTCGGTTCGAAACAGAATGCGGACGGGGTGCTGGAGCCGGCACGGCGTTTCATGCCGCGCGGAGTCGACTGGAACCGTGCGCAGCTCGAAGCATTGGCGGGGCTGACGGTGCACGACCTGATGCTGCTGCCCATCGAACGCATCCGGCGCTTCTTCGACGAGATCACGTTGCCGAGCGCGCTGCTCGACGACGCGCTAAAGCTGTTGCTCGCCGAAGTGCGCACGCGCCTCAAATATCTGTGTGACGTCGGCCTCGGCTACCTCACGCTCGATCGTCAGAGCCGTACGCTGTCGGGCGGCGAAGTGCAGCGGATCAACCTGACCACGGCACTCGGCACGTCGCTGACCAAGACGCTGTTCGTGCTCGACGAACCAAGCATCGGCCTGCATCCGCGCGACCTGAACAGAATCGTCGAAGCGATGCATCGGCTGCGCGATGCGGGCAATACGCTTGTCGTCGTCGAACACGATCCTTCCGTGATGCTCGCCGCCGATCGCCTGATCGACATGGGACCAGGGCCGGGCGAACGCGGCGGCACGATCATTTATGACGGCGCGCCGGACAAGATCCGTTCGGCGGGCACGCTGACGGGCGAGTATCTCGGCGGACGCAAGCACGTCGCAGATGCCGCGCACTGGGCACGTCGGCCTGTCGATACAAGCACGCCGCGCATCGTGCTAGAAGGCGCCCGCCAGCACAATCTGCGCGACGTGACGGTCGACATTCCGTTGCAACGTCTCGTGTGCGTGACGGGCGTATCGGGCTCCGGCAAGTCGACACTGATCCAGGATGTGCTGTATCCCGCGCTGGCGCGCCAGCTTGGCAAGGCGACAGAATCGCCGGGCGCGCACCGCAGTCTGACGGGCGTCGAGCAGATCAGCGACGCGATATTCGTCGACCAGTCGCCGATCGGTAAAACCACGCGCTCGAATCCCGCGAGCTACGTCGGCGCGTTCGACGAAATCCGCAAGCTGTTCGCGAAGGCGCCGCTCGCGCTGCAACGCGGCTATGGCGCGGGCGTGTTCAGCTTCAATTCGGGAGACGGCCGCTGCCCAACCTGCGGCGGCTCCGGCTTCGAACATATCGAAATGCAGTTCCTGAGCGACGTCTATTTGCGTTGTCCGGACTGTGACGGCAGCCGTTATCGGCCCGAAGTGCTCGAGGTGAAGATCGAGCGCGCCGGTCGCGGGCTGAGCATCGCAGACGTGCTGGAACTGACCGTGCACGAGGCGGTCACGATGTTCGCCGCGGATGGCGAAGTCCTGCGGGTGTTGCAGCCTATCGTCGATGTCGGTCTCGAATACGTGAAACTGGGCCAGCCGGTGCCGACGTTGTCGGGTGGCGAGGCGCAGCGTCTGAAGCTCGCGGGCTTCCTCGCGGAAACCGCTCAAGCGAAGACGGCGCGCGGTGCGAAGCAGGCGCCGGTGGCACGCCTCTTCATGTTCGACGAGCCGACCACCGGTCTTCACTTCGACGATATCGCCAAGCTGATGCAGGCGTTCGGCAAGCTGCTGGCGAGCGGTCATTCGTTGATCGTCATCGAGCACAATCTCGACGTGATCCGTGCGGCTGACTGGCTGATCGATCTCGGTCCCGAGGGTGGCGATGCCGGCGGCCTCGTCGTGTGCGCGGGTACGCCGGAAGACGTCAAGCAATGCCCGGGTTCGCACACAGGCGAAGCGCTCGTCCAATACGACCGCGCAATGGGGCTCGCAATCGAGCCGACGGAGGCGGCCGAAAAGGCGGAAGCCGCCGCACATGGCATGCCGCTCCAGACGGCGCTGAACGCGGCGCGCGCGCGGCGCGCGGTGGAAGGCGAAGACGTCGTGCGCATCGTCAATGCGCGCGAGCACAACCTGAAAGCGCTGGACGTCGATATTCCACATGGGAAGTTCAACGTCATCACAGGTGTCTCGGGTTCAGGCAAGTCGACGCTCGCGTTCGACATCCTGTTCCATGAGGGGCAGCGCCGGTATCTGGAATCGCTGAATGCGTATGCGCGTTCCATCGTGCAGCCCGCCGGCCGTCCCGAAGTCGATGCTGTGTATGGCATCCCGCCCACCGTTGCAATCGAGCAGCGTTTGTCGCGTGGCGGACGCAAGAGCACGGTCGCGACGACATCGGAGGTATGGCACTTTCTGCGTCTGCTGTATGTGAAGCTGGGCATCCAGCATTGCATTCACGACGGCGCGCCCGTCACGTCGCAAAGTGTCGAGTCGATCGTCGCGCAGTTGATGCGCGATCACAAAGGCGATCATGTCGGACTGCTTGCGCCGCTCGTCGTGAACCGCAAGGGCGTCTATACCGACCTCGCGAAGTGGGCGAAAGCGCGCGGCAATTCGCACTTGCGCGTCGACGGCGAGTTTGTGCCCGTCGATCCGTGGCCGAAGCTCGATCGTTTCCGCGAGCATACGATCGAATTGCCCGTCGGAGACATTGTCGTGTCGGCGGACAAGGAAGCCGAACTGCGTCGCCTGCTCGACGAAACGCTCGAAGCGGGCAAGGGCGTGATCCATCTGCTCGCGCCGCTCGACGGCCTCGAACACGCGATGACCCGCAATGGGCCGACCGCGCATGTCGGCGAAGTGAAGGTGCTGTCGGTCAAGCGCGCGTGTCCTGTGTGCGGCACCAGTTATCCCGAACTGGACCCGCGCATGTTCTCGTACAACAGCAAGCACGGGTGGTGCACGACCTGCGTCGGTACGGGTCTCGCACTGACTCGCGAACAGCGCGCCGACTATGACGACACCGTCCTCGTCGACGACAACCGCGGGCGCGAACAGACCTTGCCGTCGGACGAGCAGGAACCGGAGGGCGTCGTCGACGAGCCGTGTCCGGATTGCCACGGCACGCGTCTGAATCCGTCCGCTCGCGCCGTATCGTTCAGCGAAACGTCGATCGTCGACGTCGCGCAGTGGACCGTGTCGGATACGCGACGCTGGATCGATGAACTCGAACTGACTGGGCGTGATGCGGAAATCGCACGCGACGTGATCAGTGAAATCGGCAGCCGCCTGCAGTTCCTCGAGGAAGTGGGCCTTGGTTATCTGAGCCTCGACCGGGCAGCGCCGAGTCTGTCGGGCGGCGAAGCGCAACGCATCCGTCTGGCGGCTCAACTTGGCAGCAATCTGCAGGGCGTCTGCTACGTGCTCGACGAGCCGACTATTGGTTTGCATCCGCGCGACAACCAGATTCTGCTGAACGCGCTGCGCAAGCTCGGCGACAAGGGCAATACGCTGGTCGTCGTCGAGCATGACGAAGACACCATACGCCGCGCGGATCACATCATCGATATTGGTCCGGGCGCGGGCAAGCGCGGTGGCACGCTGGTCGCGCAGGGACGCGTCGGCGATCTGTCCGCGCAGTCGAATTCCCTGACAGGTCAGTTTCTCGCACAGCCGATTCTTCATCCGTTGCAAGCGCGGCGTCCTGTTTCGCTCACCACAAAACGCGCGCCCGCCGTGCCGGAAAGGTGGCTCACCGTGCATGGCGCAACGCTGCATAATCTGCGCGATGTGACCGTCGGCATTCCGCTCGGGCGTCTCGTCGCCGTGACGGGGGTCAGCGGATCGGGCAAGTCGACGCTCGCGCGCGATGTGCTGATGACGAATCTGCTCGATGCCGTCGGCCGGTCGGTGCTGTCGTCGCCCGCCGTGCGCCGCGCGCGCAAGGCCGCGCAAACGGAAGAGGCGCCCGCTGCGAACCGTCGTTCGAGCGTGCTCGCACGCAGCGCGTCCCGGCCGTCGCTGAACGTCGCGCATGCGTGGCAGGGCTGCGAATCGATTAGCGGCTTCGAGCCGATCGACCGCGTGCTCGAAGTCGATCAGACGCCGATCGGCAAGACACCGCGCTCGTGTCCTGCCACGTACATCGGCGTATGGGACACCATCAGACGTCTGTTCGCCGACACGCTCGAAGCGCGGGCGCGCGGCTACACGGCATCGCGCTTCTCGTTCAATACGGGCGACGGCCGTTGCCCGGCGTGTGAAGGACAAGGCGTGCGTACGATCGGCATGAGCTTCCTGCCCGACGTAAAGGTGCCGTGCGATGTGTGCCATGGTCAGCGCTTCAATCCGGAAACGCTCGCGGTGACGTGGCGCGGCAAGAATATCGGCGACGTGCTGACGATGGAAATCGACGAAGCCGTCGACTTCTTCGCGCCGATGTCGAACATCGCGCATCCGCTGCAACTGATGAAGGACGTCGGCCTTGGCTATCTGACGCTCGGCCAGCCGTCGCCGACGCTGTCGGGCGGCGAGGCGCAGCGCATCAAGCTGGTCACCGAACTGAGCAAGGTGCGCGACGACATCACACGCCGCGGACAAAAGGCGCCGCACACGCTATACGTGCTCGACGAACCGACTGTCGGCCTGCATATGGCCGACGTCGCAAAGCTGATTCGCGTGCTGCATCGGCTCGCTGACGCGGGGCACAGCGTTGTCGTGATCGAACACGATCTCGATGTGATCGCCGAAGCGGACTGGATCATCGATCTCGGACCCGAGGGTGGTGTGGGTGGCGGCTCGATCGTCGCGTCGACAGATCCCGAAGGCCTCGTGCGCGTCGCGGCGAGCCATACGGGGCGGGCGCTGGAGCCGGTGCTGGCGAGGGTAGCGGGTGACTCTGGCGAGGACGTAGTGGGCGCGCGTGTGAGCGCAGGCTGA
- a CDS encoding phosphocholine-specific phospholipase C: MTSKNRRDFLRAAAQAAGSATALTMLPLGIRNALAIPANNKTGSIRDIEHIVVLMQENRSFDHYFGTLRGVRGFGDTRAINLPNGKPVWHQPLAGGAGEVLPFRPTAPNLGLQFLQDLPHDWPTTHGAWNGGRNDQWVPNKGTTTMAYLTRDDIPFHYQLADSFTICDAYHCSLMGATDPNRYYMWTGWVGNDGSGGGPVVDNSELGYGWSTYPEVLETAGISWKIYQDIGTGLDAKGFWGWTDNPYIGNYGDNSLLYFNQYRNAQPGNPLYEKARTGTNVSAGDTYFDILRKDVQNNQLPQVSWIVAPEAYSEHPNWPANYGAWYVDQVLQILTSNPEVWSKTALLINYDENDGFFDHVSPPFAPSSSANGLSTVDTTNEIYPGGNNGKYAAGPYGLGPRVPMLVVSPWSKGGWVCSEVFDHTSVIQFIEARFGKGHKLSEPNITPWRRAVCGDLTSAFNFKNPNDAFPTLPSTASYKPQDQDRHPDYKPLPPAVGSVPKQESGVRPARAVPYELFVRINDNSSGKLSMRFVNTGDAGANFLVFEALSADAPRTYTVEAGKRLVDQLPVNADGSYDFTVHGPNGFLRRFAGKQVAQHFWNSHDRANPEVAEGYDVANGNLQLRLKNDGNTRCQFKIVNAYDSGKPLTHTVRGGDSDTVNLDLRHVYGWYDLTITVDSDASFTRRFAGHVETGKPSMSDPALGGQ; encoded by the coding sequence ATGACTTCAAAAAACCGCCGTGATTTTCTGCGAGCCGCCGCCCAGGCAGCCGGCTCCGCCACCGCATTGACGATGCTCCCCCTCGGCATCCGCAATGCGCTCGCGATTCCCGCGAACAACAAGACGGGCAGCATCCGCGATATCGAACACATCGTCGTGTTGATGCAGGAAAACCGCTCGTTCGATCATTACTTCGGCACGCTGCGAGGCGTGCGCGGTTTCGGCGACACGCGCGCGATCAACCTGCCGAACGGCAAACCGGTGTGGCATCAACCGCTGGCGGGCGGCGCCGGCGAAGTGCTGCCGTTCCGGCCGACGGCGCCGAATCTCGGCCTGCAGTTCCTGCAAGACCTGCCGCACGACTGGCCGACGACGCACGGCGCATGGAACGGCGGCCGCAACGACCAGTGGGTGCCGAACAAGGGCACGACGACGATGGCGTACCTCACGCGCGACGACATCCCGTTTCACTATCAGCTGGCCGACTCGTTCACGATCTGCGACGCGTACCACTGCTCGCTGATGGGCGCGACCGACCCGAACCGCTACTACATGTGGACCGGCTGGGTCGGCAACGACGGCTCGGGCGGCGGCCCTGTCGTCGACAATTCGGAACTGGGTTACGGCTGGTCGACGTATCCTGAGGTGCTGGAAACAGCGGGCATTTCGTGGAAGATCTATCAGGACATCGGCACTGGGCTCGACGCGAAAGGGTTTTGGGGCTGGACGGACAATCCGTATATCGGCAACTACGGCGACAACTCGCTGCTGTACTTCAACCAGTATCGCAACGCGCAGCCCGGCAATCCGCTGTATGAAAAAGCGCGCACGGGTACGAACGTGTCGGCAGGCGACACGTACTTCGACATCTTGCGCAAGGACGTTCAGAACAACCAGTTGCCGCAGGTGTCGTGGATCGTTGCGCCAGAAGCGTATTCCGAGCATCCGAACTGGCCTGCGAACTATGGCGCGTGGTATGTCGATCAGGTGCTGCAGATCCTGACATCGAACCCCGAGGTGTGGAGCAAGACCGCGCTGCTCATCAACTACGACGAAAACGATGGTTTCTTCGATCACGTGTCGCCGCCGTTTGCGCCGTCGTCGAGTGCGAATGGTCTGTCGACCGTCGATACCACCAACGAAATCTATCCCGGCGGCAACAACGGCAAATACGCAGCCGGTCCGTACGGCCTCGGACCGCGCGTGCCGATGCTCGTCGTGTCGCCCTGGTCGAAAGGCGGCTGGGTGTGCTCGGAGGTGTTCGATCACACGTCCGTGATCCAGTTCATCGAAGCGCGTTTTGGTAAAGGCCACAAATTGTCGGAGCCGAACATCACGCCGTGGCGTCGCGCGGTATGCGGCGATCTGACGTCGGCGTTCAACTTCAAGAACCCGAACGATGCGTTCCCGACGCTGCCGTCCACCGCATCGTACAAGCCGCAGGATCAGGACCGTCATCCGGACTACAAGCCGTTGCCGCCCGCCGTCGGCTCCGTGCCGAAGCAGGAGTCGGGCGTGCGTCCGGCGCGCGCGGTGCCGTATGAGCTGTTCGTCCGCATCAATGACAACAGCAGCGGCAAGCTCTCGATGCGCTTCGTCAACACGGGCGACGCCGGCGCGAACTTCCTCGTGTTCGAAGCGCTGAGCGCCGATGCGCCGCGCACGTATACAGTGGAAGCGGGCAAGCGTCTCGTCGATCAGTTGCCGGTCAACGCAGATGGTTCGTACGATTTCACGGTGCACGGGCCGAATGGCTTCCTGCGCCGCTTTGCCGGCAAGCAGGTCGCGCAGCATTTCTGGAATAGCCACGATCGCGCGAACCCGGAAGTCGCGGAGGGCTACGACGTCGCGAACGGCAATCTGCAACTGCGTCTGAAGAACGACGGCAACACGCGCTGCCAGTTCAAGATCGTCAATGCGTACGATTCGGGCAAGCCCCTCACGCACACCGTACGCGGCGGCGACAGCGACACCGTGAATCTCGATTTGCGTCACGTGTACGGCTGGTACGACCTGACGATCACCGTCGATAGCGACGCGTCGTTCACGCGCCGTTTTGCGGGTCACGTCGAGACGGGCAAGCCGAGCATGAGCGATCCGGCGCTGGGCGGGCAGTAA
- the tehA gene encoding dicarboxylate transporter/tellurite-resistance protein TehA: protein MKSTSISASLFSIVLGLSGLGQSWRVAARMWHVSAAVGEAILLLATLVWCGLLIAYVLHALRNPAEVVDEFKHPVAGGTAALLGVSTLLIVQAVFPYSRGLAAALAVAGLAWHLTFALWHTGMLWQGGRDMLDTAPTLYLPTVAGNFTGAAALATMGRPEWGWLLFGAGIFSWLAIEPLIIYRLWHGAALPPEQRPLLGIQFAPPVVGAAAALVLQPGSVDHWIVMLLGYGLFQMLIGLRLGGWLTKHPFAPSWWAYTFGVASATLACMKLAHAGVPPAQTLSVPVFVGANLFIGYLSVRTLAHLFDPSETQARISRID, encoded by the coding sequence ATGAAAAGCACCTCGATTTCCGCTTCGCTCTTCAGCATCGTGCTCGGTCTGTCCGGCCTCGGCCAGTCATGGCGGGTCGCAGCGCGAATGTGGCATGTGAGCGCCGCCGTCGGTGAAGCGATCCTGCTGCTTGCGACGCTCGTCTGGTGCGGCCTGTTGATCGCATACGTGCTGCACGCGTTGCGCAATCCCGCCGAAGTCGTCGACGAGTTCAAGCATCCCGTCGCGGGCGGCACAGCCGCGCTGCTCGGCGTGTCGACGCTGCTGATCGTGCAGGCCGTCTTCCCGTATTCCCGCGGACTCGCAGCGGCGCTCGCCGTGGCAGGCCTCGCGTGGCATCTGACTTTTGCGCTGTGGCATACGGGGATGTTGTGGCAGGGCGGGCGCGACATGCTCGACACGGCGCCCACGCTCTATCTGCCGACCGTCGCCGGCAACTTCACAGGCGCGGCGGCGCTCGCCACGATGGGCCGTCCCGAATGGGGCTGGCTGCTGTTCGGTGCAGGCATTTTTTCGTGGCTCGCAATCGAGCCATTGATCATCTACCGCTTGTGGCACGGTGCCGCGCTGCCGCCCGAGCAGCGGCCGTTGCTCGGCATCCAGTTCGCGCCGCCCGTCGTCGGCGCGGCGGCCGCGCTGGTGTTGCAGCCGGGTTCCGTCGATCACTGGATCGTGATGCTGCTCGGCTATGGCCTGTTCCAGATGCTGATTGGCTTGCGGCTCGGCGGATGGCTGACGAAGCATCCGTTCGCGCCGTCATGGTGGGCGTACACGTTCGGTGTCGCGTCGGCGACGCTCGCATGCATGAAGCTCGCGCACGCGGGCGTGCCGCCTGCCCAGACGCTGTCGGTGCCTGTGTTCGTCGGCGCGAATCTGTTCATCGGCTATCTGAGCGTGCGTACGCTGGCGCATCTGTTCGATCCATCGGAGACGCAAGCGCGGATATCGCGTATCGATTGA
- a CDS encoding glutathione binding-like protein — MPDPSIFPIAKKWPAAHPERIQLYSLPTPNGVKVSIMLEETGLAYEPHLVRFDTNDQLSPEFMSLNPNNKIPAIIDPSGPDGEPLPLFESGAILIYLADKTGQLMSQRASVRYETIQWVMFQMGGIGPMFGQVGFFHKFAGKDYEDKRPRERYVNESKRLLSVLNERLATRKWIMGDDYTIADIATFPWVRNLVGFYEASDLVGFDDFPHVKRALDAFLARPAVARGLDIPKRA, encoded by the coding sequence ATGCCTGACCCATCCATTTTCCCGATCGCGAAGAAGTGGCCCGCTGCGCATCCAGAGCGCATCCAGCTGTACTCGCTGCCGACGCCCAACGGCGTCAAGGTGTCGATCATGCTGGAAGAAACAGGCCTCGCGTACGAACCGCATCTGGTGCGCTTCGATACGAACGATCAGCTGTCGCCGGAATTCATGTCGCTCAATCCGAACAACAAGATTCCCGCGATCATCGATCCGAGCGGCCCGGATGGCGAGCCGCTGCCGCTCTTCGAGTCGGGCGCGATCCTGATCTATCTCGCGGACAAGACGGGGCAACTGATGTCGCAGCGCGCGTCGGTCCGCTACGAGACGATTCAATGGGTGATGTTCCAGATGGGAGGGATCGGACCGATGTTCGGTCAGGTCGGCTTCTTCCACAAATTCGCGGGCAAGGACTACGAGGACAAGCGTCCGCGCGAGCGCTACGTCAACGAATCGAAGCGGCTGCTCAGCGTGCTGAACGAGCGGCTCGCGACGCGCAAGTGGATCATGGGCGACGACTACACGATTGCCGATATCGCGACCTTCCCGTGGGTGCGCAATCTGGTCGGCTTCTATGAAGCTTCCGATCTTGTCGGCTTTGACGACTTCCCGCATGTGAAGCGCGCGCTCGACGCGTTTCTGGCGCGTCCCGCTGTCGCGCGAGGGTTGGACATTCCGAAGCGCGCGTAA
- a CDS encoding DUF3303 domain-containing protein — protein MKFIVQWNGLPTAQQSAVERFMKTGGALPPDGITMLGRWHSIGELSGCAIVESDSTAPMAAWMLQWGDIFTFRISPAVTDEELGAALGAFLAQK, from the coding sequence ATGAAGTTCATTGTTCAGTGGAACGGGCTGCCAACAGCACAGCAATCGGCCGTCGAGCGCTTCATGAAAACGGGCGGTGCCCTGCCGCCCGATGGCATCACGATGCTTGGACGCTGGCATTCGATCGGCGAGTTGAGCGGCTGCGCGATCGTCGAGTCCGACAGCACCGCACCGATGGCCGCGTGGATGCTGCAATGGGGCGATATTTTTACGTTCAGGATTTCGCCCGCCGTCACCGACGAGGAACTCGGGGCCGCGTTGGGTGCGTTTCTGGCGCAGAAGTGA